One Arachis hypogaea cultivar Tifrunner chromosome 18, arahy.Tifrunner.gnm2.J5K5, whole genome shotgun sequence genomic window, GTGAAATGGACTCCTAGTTACTGTTGAAACCCCTTGTTTTCCTCCAAAATCACAACTCACAAACACAACCTTAACCATAGGTTATCTCCACATACCCTGTATTTGAAAAGTCATGAACCTTTCAGATTTCTTGAAATAGTTCATGCAGAGATAGCTTCTGAAATGAATTTAATCTTCAagaccccccccccctttttttctctcttttcaaataataataacagcCCACCTAACCCctccatagaacaaaattgggtaaaataaaagaaacaaaatcagcATATAAGTATAACAGTAGAAGTTGCACTTCAAGAAAATTACTTCTGCAGTTGTTGAACCTCAGCAGGgaatatatattctttttctgCTCTAGCAAATGACTGCTCAAGGATCATGAAGTAAGATTGATTAAAGAGAATTTCTTTGGTGAAGAGTAGAATTGGATGAAGAGTGAagatttttactaaatttataaagaACATGTGCATTGCGCATGATAATTTTTTTGTGTggtctttttctttattaaaataagtAATCTTCACtcttcatcaaaatttcactccTCACCATAGTATTACCCTTGATTAAAGAAGCATGAGAATGAGCTTTAACCCAAACACAATCAATCTTCTTTCAAAACATGCCAATCAGTGCAGCTACTGCCAAGTGGGAGGACTTGTAGccatttgataaattaaatcaaCAGCTTTGGCTGGAGTAAATCCACTTCTCATTCCATTCAAAAACACCAGCAATCAATGTAGATGCTGAAAAAGGAGAGGATTTATGGCCATTTGAGAACTTAAATCGGAGGCTAAAGGCTGGAGCAATCCACTATTTGACAATTCTTCCAAGGCTTTAATGTCTTGTTGCAAACGAGCCACATGTAGAACGGTATGATCAAGGACTAAAGGATCATCTGGTGGATTATGGAGAAGGGTGAGCAAAGCCTGTTTATAAACTTGAGCAGACAACAATGGCCTTGTAACCTGCCGACTTCTACAGAAAGTTGCCACCTTGATTACATGTTTACAAAGGTTTCCCAACCTAGACCAAGAACAATCACAAAGTGAAAATTCTGAGCCAGGATTCCAAACTGTATACACCAAGTTTCTGTCAGTCTGAGAAAAAACTTTTGCGTGACAGAGATTTTGCTCATCCAGTATCACATCAACATCTGGAATATTGAGCGCGTGATACCAAGCATTGGCAGATAAAGATTTGTCTTGTAGATTCTCAAAATAGCCAGTATCTAAACTGTATTGGTCTAGCCAATACAAGGAGAGAAATCCAGTAGTTAAAGTGTGAATTAACCAGTCAAGTCTTGGCCAGAAATTAGCATTATTCTCTTTCAAAAGTGTGGATTTTAATTTTATGTGATATGATTCTATTGCAGCAAGTGACTCGGGCATTGTCAACGGTAGTGACTTTATGCCATTAATCCACATATCTGCATGAGAAAGCACGGAAATACTATTATATCAAGAAGTACTATTCATTTTAAAGATGTTCGAATGAATGGATACTGTGGTAGTTATAATGACAAAAGTTAGCCAATTGAAGATATGGTTGTGAATGTTGCTCAGCAAAAACGGAACTGAAATGAATGAATTTGATCAAAATCTGGACCACATAAAGGCCAGATTGGGAATGATTACAATGCAGGCTACAATGCAAGTGTTGATATTTCCTCAATGAATACAAAAGAAACCATCCATCACTTGCAAATTACCTATACTTGGTAGCCACTTGCTCTTGAAATAGTCCATGAAAGCACATTGATCAACAAAAATTTGCATAAACTCTTCAAGTGCATCCATAGCATTTGGTCCACATCTTGTACAGTAAAGAATCCATCCCAGGTGCCGTAACATCTCCCTTTGCACCTCAAAGTTGCAACATGTCTTAAAAAGCTTTTTGATCCAAGAACGGCGAACATGCCAGGCACATAACAAGATGCGACACTGGAATGCCTCTCTACAACAAGCAAGATCTCATAACATTTGATATTAAGTGGTTATTGCACCAAAACAAGATTtccaaatgaaattaaaagaaatgcAATAATGTTTTTACCTTATGGTATTATAGTCAAAAGATGGATTATCCAGTATAATAGCACTAGGCCTCCATCTAGGATCCTTGGCTCTTATCTTTTCAGATAGCAATGCAATCCATTTATGTATGTCTTTTCCAACAAAGGATGAGGTGATTATCCAAGCAACTGGAATTGCATTTTGAGATGAACCAAAAACAAGTAACGAACACACTGGATACTGTCAGGGACGAGAAAGGAAAATATAAGACATTATACAATCCTGCAGcatgaaataattaattttgaagtTTCTAAATTCACTACATCTGTTTCTTGTAAGCATGAATTTTATTCTCGACCGAAATTAAGGGTAAATAAGctaaacatataattaaacaacAGATTGTAAACAACTAGCTTCCTTCTTGAAAAGGTACATACAAAAACAACATGCAATACCTTAAGCTTCTTCAAGCCAAATGTTGAATGAAAAGAAATGAAACTGTTATTTCCATAGCGAATCATCTGTTGCAGCTGCCAATCTGTCTGTATGCCCAAAACAAATGATTGTGAACCTGAGTTATCTTGGTGATAGAAAACATGCTTCTGATGGCGTTGGACCCATATCTTTACACTGCATTCATCGTTTTCCTGCAGTTCATGTGAAGAATTACGGATACTCCGTTCCATGTTGCGCACATCATTTCGAGTGAGAAAATCATCACGGTTTTGGGGTCCACCTTGCTTCTGCATCACCTCTACATGGTGCTGTATTATGTTATCAAGAGATATCCCAACATAAAGCATAGACATCACTTTCTGGCGTAACTCATCGGAAATGCGTGGAGCATACATAGCTCTTGTTCCTATTGCATCCCTATCAAGTATTCCATGACACGGTGCCCCTGTTTTATCTACATGCCTTCTTTGGTTATATATGATTAGAGCAAGAAGAGGGCGTGTATATAATCTTTTAACAGTGAAATGGCAAAGGCAGCCTCTCATCATATGACGCCTCCCTGGTCTGCTTCCCTTCCCTGAAGCAGGCTTGGTACTTTTGCTATCTCCTATGCACGAGTCACCTTCTCGATAGTCCTCAGGACCATAAGAACACCAGTACCTGAATCAATATATGATCTTGTATTGTTAATTAAAGGAATCTTTTCATActtaaagacaattttttataacTTGAGAATAACAATATACATCACTTTGATACGCatattttttctctcttaatGTGAACTGCAAACCATATAACTTTaatattataagtttataacagtataaaaatcaattaaaagatAACATACAAGGTATATTCAAGATAGCCGTCAACCCTCGGTTTAGTGACGCTCCCCTCAGGTCTCTTCCTCCTTGATTCTACACGGAAGCTAGCAGGACATTCTGGATTTGAAGACTCCCCTTTCACAAAATCATCCACTCTAACAAAAGGAATCAGAGCAATATCATCACCCCCTTGGCGACCACCCTCTAATTTCACCCAATTTATGTGAGCAGCAGAGAACTCAGCACACCGGGGATCTTGAACTGGAAGGTTTAGAATGTCTTCCATTCTCGGCATCTACAATTCCAAACAGAAAGTGTCAGCTATATTAAAAACTATATGTGCATTGTATGGACTTCTGAAAGAAGCTATGATCAGTATGAATTTTCATCTCAGCTCTCaccaaagataagaaaagatgcaAATGCAACCTCTTTGCCTTCCGAACAAGGCATGAGAAAGTGTATGCTACATCATTGGTGATGGTGGACCTAGAAACTAACTAACTACCATTCATATCTCATTTCTTTCAGCATATAATTTCTTCAAAAAATTATAGGGACATCTCTCCCATATATTCCAACATAGTAGATAAATTTTAGAGTATTGTCATATTTTCCTAAAAATCCTCCTAATCTAAAATCCTAATCACAATGGCATGAGTTCTAACTTCAAATTGTAGTCAAATTCTGAATCAGAAGGAATATTAGGCAAAGCACAATAATCATAAAAacgaatgatttttttattttttttaatttgtcttcAGATATCTCTCCAAAACCTTTGAATATGATATGAAACTAACCTTATCTCAAGATATTGGAGCTATTCCTCCAACAAGCTTATATAGCAATTCGAGTTTGGCGCTTAGAAATTTTTAGGTATCAGAATAGAATAGAAATTAAGCATGAAGCACTGAGTAAATTGGAGGAGTGATAGTGGTTCTTAGCCAATTAACCAGTGTAAATGCAAAGTTGTAAACGTTACAGAATGAAAAATGTAAACTCAATTCATTATTCGTCTACACTGAGAAACTCGCCATTGGTAACACTAACAGTCatcgcagagagagagagagagagagagatgatcaGATgaatagttttttgtttttttattttttgttttgttatttcGGAATATCTTCGtggaaaataaaccaaaaactaaatagtcaccaaaaaataaaaaaccaaaaactaaATGCTAAAAAACAAAAAGTACCGCTTTAATTTTGGGATGGGCTTTGTACCCATTTATGTGGCCAACTACAGAGCTTGGGTTTCTAAATTCATATTTTGTTATTTCTGCGGTATATGTATGTCTTATTTCGCCAAAAATTAATCATTGTTTGACCcaagaaaatataattttgtttGGTGGCTGACTGGGTATCAAAAGAAATAGTTTATTAttcctgaaaaaaaaaagaaatggttGATTGAATACAGAAAGAAATTGTTCTATAataccaaaaaaagaaagaaattgctCCAGCAATGTGATTCAGTGGTAAACTCGACCGAAGTCTTAAAGTTTTCCTTGAGAGTTTATTTAGAAGGTTTGGaattaaaagttatttaaaaataaaattttttttgtctttaaaacaacttatttttttgagcattttaattttaattttttatttataaatcagactaaaaaattctaattttcaaattaattCTTACACTCCTCAAATTTAATGTCGTaaatgtcaaaaatatttttatttacaattaataaaataattttgttaaagatcaaattataaaaaaaattaatttatataaaaattatttaaattaaaaaattaaattctattctattaatatattaaaattattttaaatcataaaattaaattttaaataaaaataatttcttttcttaaaagaatagaattctttttttatattaaataatttttaaacaagTTCCGAAAATTAAGATTGGTTTTATAGACAAATCGTCTCTCAATTGACTAAGGTgacattcttaaaatttttgagttaatactcaaaatcgtccctgaaagatacctcGATCTTCATATTAGTCCccgaaagataaagttaatcaaaagagtCCCCAAAAGTTACGCGAGTTAATCACGTTTGTCCTTCCGTTAACTCCGTTGGTGACCTGGCTAACGGTTGCTGATGTGTGTGGTTAGCTTCCAACCTGGAAGAGGCCCACGTGTCATGACCTATTGCTGACAAGGTAAGTTTGAGAAAACAGTTCAAATAAGTCCCTAAGTGTTTTAAAACCTAATCCTAAATTCCACGATAAATAGGTCGCCTTCATCAATCAGATGGCCATATCCCTGGGTTCGTGTTCGAATTAGTGGTTTGGGGCGACGATGGAGGCCGGAAATGGAGGTCGTGGTGGCGGTGTGTTGTTGTTCTCGAACGGCAGTAATGGTTCCAGCGCCTCAATGCGAAGCAGGAGGAAACCCCATGAGGAATCATGTTTCTGTGGGTTGAAGGCTGCGATAAGAAAGTCTGGGACAGCGAAGAACCCAGATAGATTATTCCGTGCATGTCCAAGGTACCGGGTGAGTGTTGTGTAAGATTTTAAGGGTTTTTGATGTTGTTTTgtgtgttggaattttatttaattttttattttctgatttctgaaATTTCAGAAGGGCAGTCACTGCAACTACTTTAAGTGGGTTGAGGATGATGAGTATGAAGGGATGGGCCAAAGTGGAACGAAGAAAGATTACGGGGCTGAGCTGCAGGTTGATAGTGACTGTGATGAATGGAGGTTGAAGGTGGCATGGAGACTGGGCAGCTTGGAAGCTGAAGTAAAAGCATTGAAAATGTTAATAGTTTTCCTGTTTGTGGTAGTTGTGCTTAATGTGATTATTTGTAGTTTGTTGTGTCATTCCAAGTAAAGCAAATTCCAAACACTTGATGGTGTAATGAGATGAATCCATTGAATGATAATAGATGTTTCATTTGGTTTTTTTATATGAAGACAACACAATCCAATTCAAAGGTTCCAAACCAATTCGGATGACTATTAAAGTAACATGTACTAAGGAATGGACATAATCAGTAGTGAAAGTAGTGTTAAACATTGAGTAGTCAAAGTACTATTAAATATTGAGTTGCCATAGAAGGCTAGATGTCACATTTTCTTAAGGACCAAAAGGTTTAACATAGGAAACAGACCACATCAAAGTCATAAGCTTTTACATGAGGATACATAACCTAAAAAGTATCCTAGACCAAAATAAAAGGGCATAGTACAACTTTCAGTGACATAGATAACCAAAATGTAGATAATGTAACTCCAATTGCCCTGTACAAAAA contains:
- the LOC112772078 gene encoding uncharacterized protein yields the protein MPRMEDILNLPVQDPRCAEFSAAHINWVKLEGGRQGGDDIALIPFVRVDDFVKGESSNPECPASFRVESRRKRPEGSVTKPRVDGYLEYTLYWCSYGPEDYREGDSCIGDSKSTKPASGKGSRPGRRHMMRGCLCHFTVKRLYTRPLLALIIYNQRRHVDKTGAPCHGILDRDAIGTRAMYAPRISDELRQKVMSMLYVGISLDNIIQHHVEVMQKQGGPQNRDDFLTRNDVRNMERSIRNSSHELQENDECSVKIWVQRHQKHVFYHQDNSGSQSFVLGIQTDWQLQQMIRYGNNSFISFHSTFGLKKLKYPVCSLLVFGSSQNAIPVAWIITSSFVGKDIHKWIALLSEKIRAKDPRWRPSAIILDNPSFDYNTIREAFQCRILLCAWHVRRSWIKKLFKTCCNFEVQREMLRHLGWILYCTRCGPNAMDALEEFMQIFVDQCAFMDYFKSKWLPSIDMWINGIKSLPLTMPESLAAIESYHIKLKSTLLKENNANFWPRLDWLIHTLTTGFLSLYWLDQYSLDTGYFENLQDKSLSANAWYHALNIPDVDVILDEQNLCHAKVFSQTDRNLVYTVWNPGSEFSLCDCSWSRLGNLCKHVIKVATFCRSRQVTRPLLSAQVYKQALLTLLHNPPDDPLVLDHTVLHVARLQQDIKALEELSNSGLLQPLASDLSSQMAINPLLFQHLH